Proteins encoded within one genomic window of Streptomyces rubradiris:
- a CDS encoding TetR/AcrR family transcriptional regulator: protein MESTSARAGGSTRREATRQKLYEAAVTLIAEQGFSATTVDEIAERAGVAKGTVYYNFASKSVLFEELLRHGVGLLTASLKEAAEGTARAGRGKVDALDAMIRAGLVFIDRYPAFTQLYVAELWRTNRAWQSTLMVVRQEAVAVVEGVLREGVAAGEFSDEIDVQLTAAALVGMVLVAALDWKSFQPERSLDDVHAALSRLLQGRVSGRI from the coding sequence ATGGAAAGCACCAGCGCCAGGGCCGGCGGAAGCACGCGCCGCGAGGCCACCCGGCAGAAGCTCTACGAGGCTGCCGTCACGCTCATCGCCGAGCAGGGCTTCTCCGCGACCACCGTGGACGAGATCGCCGAGCGGGCCGGGGTCGCCAAGGGGACGGTCTACTACAACTTCGCGAGCAAGTCCGTCCTCTTCGAGGAGTTGCTGCGGCACGGTGTCGGCCTGCTCACCGCGTCCCTGAAGGAGGCGGCCGAGGGCACGGCACGCGCCGGGCGCGGCAAGGTGGACGCGCTGGACGCGATGATCCGCGCGGGCCTGGTCTTCATCGACCGCTACCCGGCCTTCACCCAGCTGTACGTCGCCGAGCTGTGGCGCACCAACCGGGCCTGGCAGTCCACCTTGATGGTGGTGCGGCAGGAGGCCGTGGCGGTGGTGGAGGGCGTGCTGCGCGAGGGTGTGGCGGCCGGCGAGTTCAGCGACGAGATCGACGTGCAGCTGACGGCGGCGGCGCTGGTCGGCATGGTGCTGGTGGCCGCGCTCGACTGGAAGTCCTTCCAGCCGGAGCGCTCCCTGGACGACGTCCACGCGGCCCTGTCCCGGCTGCTCCAGGGCCGGGTCAGCGGCCGGATCTGA
- a CDS encoding DUF4126 domain-containing protein, with amino-acid sequence MSVLPLVFTSGWASGVNAYAVVLLLGLFGVTGVGDDLPGVFQRPEVLIVAGVLFLCETVADKIPYVDSLWDSAHTVVRPLAGAWVGALLAGQSGSLPDVAAGLLGGSTALASHAVKAGTRMAVNTSPEPFSNIVLSVAEDLGVGGVVAFAMFHPVAAAVVAGVLLAGGLLALVFLFSRIRRFLRRRARRREARRLISRPR; translated from the coding sequence GTGTCCGTGCTTCCCCTGGTCTTCACCAGCGGCTGGGCCAGTGGTGTCAACGCCTACGCGGTGGTGCTGCTGCTCGGCCTGTTCGGCGTGACCGGGGTCGGCGACGACCTGCCGGGGGTTTTTCAGCGCCCGGAGGTGCTGATCGTCGCGGGTGTGCTGTTCCTGTGCGAGACGGTCGCCGACAAGATCCCGTACGTGGACTCGCTGTGGGACTCCGCGCACACGGTGGTCCGTCCGCTCGCCGGCGCCTGGGTGGGCGCGCTGCTCGCCGGGCAGAGCGGCTCGCTGCCGGACGTGGCGGCCGGGCTGCTGGGCGGTTCCACGGCGCTGGCCAGCCATGCCGTCAAGGCCGGGACGCGGATGGCGGTCAACACCTCGCCCGAGCCGTTCAGCAACATCGTGCTGAGCGTGGCCGAGGACCTCGGGGTCGGAGGCGTGGTCGCGTTCGCGATGTTCCATCCCGTGGCGGCGGCGGTCGTCGCGGGTGTCCTGCTGGCCGGCGGGCTGCTGGCGCTCGTGTTCCTCTTCTCGCGCATCCGGCGCTTCCTGCGCCGCCGGGCCCGGCGGCGCGAGGCGCGGCGACTCATCTCACGGCCCCGCTGA
- a CDS encoding phytoene desaturase family protein, whose protein sequence is MARIAVIGAGMGAMAAAARLAVAGHRVVVYERTETYGGAVRRFERDGFGFDTGPGLLTLPAVYRDLFVKTGKAPLEDRVELVQVDPSSRHVFADGSRVSLPNATRAGVVAALDEALGAGAGERWGDFLVRAREAWDRTRRPLLEEPLWPNWRVLADKEPYPAVPHKRLLRTRRAATLAEVGAWELRDERLAALLAGHALAHGLDPRTAPASAAVLPYMEHAFGTWYVRGGIRELARAVYERCLERRVEFVFGAEVTRIVEKDGRAAGVEPAGGPVVAADHVVADVHPARLRALTERPLDGEEDVRADPGAAAAARFTVLLALRGAREPGAAHRTVVHPADPEREWDFLASPGGDVPPMPTVTVLRPDDPALRPDDGHESAVLSAVVPAGAAWDDERTVARYTDLLLQAAGRAIPALRDRLLWHEVRAPGAAEEETGARAGTVPAPSLAAGRGRFLHPANSTRLPGLYRVGGWSHPGGGLPHAGMSGALVAGLIVEGPEFRGSQ, encoded by the coding sequence ATGGCACGGATTGCGGTGATCGGCGCCGGGATGGGCGCGATGGCGGCTGCCGCCCGGCTGGCCGTCGCGGGCCACCGGGTGGTGGTGTACGAGCGTACGGAGACGTACGGCGGCGCGGTGCGCCGGTTCGAGCGGGACGGCTTCGGCTTCGACACGGGCCCGGGACTACTCACGCTGCCCGCGGTGTACCGCGATCTGTTCGTCAAGACCGGCAAGGCACCGCTGGAGGACCGCGTCGAGCTGGTCCAGGTCGACCCGTCGTCGCGGCACGTCTTCGCGGACGGCAGCCGGGTGTCGCTGCCCAACGCCACGCGCGCGGGGGTCGTGGCGGCCCTGGACGAGGCGCTGGGCGCGGGCGCGGGCGAGCGCTGGGGTGACTTCCTGGTGCGGGCCCGCGAGGCATGGGACCGTACCCGCCGGCCGCTGCTGGAAGAGCCGCTGTGGCCGAACTGGCGGGTGCTGGCCGACAAGGAGCCGTATCCGGCGGTGCCGCACAAGCGGCTGCTGCGCACGCGCCGGGCCGCGACGCTGGCCGAGGTCGGCGCCTGGGAGCTGCGGGACGAGCGCCTGGCGGCCCTGCTGGCCGGCCACGCGCTCGCCCATGGCCTGGACCCCCGGACCGCCCCGGCGAGCGCGGCGGTGCTGCCGTACATGGAGCACGCCTTCGGCACCTGGTATGTGCGCGGGGGCATCCGGGAGTTGGCGCGCGCGGTGTACGAGCGGTGCCTGGAGCGGCGGGTGGAGTTCGTCTTCGGCGCCGAGGTCACCCGGATCGTGGAGAAGGACGGCCGGGCGGCGGGGGTGGAGCCGGCCGGGGGCCCGGTCGTGGCGGCGGACCACGTCGTGGCGGACGTCCACCCGGCCCGGCTGCGGGCGCTGACGGAACGTCCGCTGGACGGCGAGGAGGACGTGCGGGCCGACCCGGGGGCCGCGGCGGCCGCCCGGTTCACCGTGCTGCTCGCCCTGCGCGGCGCCCGGGAGCCCGGTGCCGCGCACCGCACGGTCGTGCATCCGGCGGACCCGGAGCGGGAGTGGGACTTCCTGGCCTCGCCGGGCGGTGATGTGCCGCCCATGCCGACGGTGACCGTGCTGCGCCCCGACGACCCCGCGCTCCGGCCCGACGACGGGCACGAGTCGGCGGTGCTGTCCGCCGTGGTGCCCGCGGGGGCCGCCTGGGACGACGAGCGCACGGTCGCCCGGTACACGGACCTGCTCCTTCAGGCCGCCGGGCGGGCGATACCGGCGCTGCGCGACCGGCTGCTGTGGCACGAGGTGCGGGCACCGGGCGCCGCCGAGGAGGAGACGGGCGCCCGCGCGGGGACCGTGCCCGCGCCCTCGCTCGCGGCCGGCCGGGGCCGCTTCCTGCACCCGGCGAACAGCACGCGGCTGCCCGGGCTGTACCGGGTCGGCGGCTGGTCCCACCCGGGCGGCGGCCTGCCGCACGCCGGGATGTCGGGCGCGCTGGTGGCCGGGCTGATCGTGGAGGGCCCGGAGTTCCGCGGCTCGCAGTGA